From Halapricum desulfuricans, a single genomic window includes:
- a CDS encoding DUF7384 family protein: MTEASPSRIVADADVLAADLLVGGVAREALDHVRRHSWLTLLASDQLLADTEAIVAELGDPDLAGAHRERLESTVERIEHPAGDQPALATAYHGGAAHLLSDDDSLRSPAAGLSIQPHADLSVRPPDAFARLFDPASLYAVAVGGEYPGPDRDPRA, encoded by the coding sequence ATGACTGAGGCGTCGCCGTCCCGGATCGTCGCCGACGCCGACGTGCTCGCGGCGGACCTGTTGGTCGGTGGGGTCGCACGCGAGGCGCTGGATCACGTCCGTCGCCACTCCTGGCTAACGTTACTTGCGAGCGATCAGTTGCTCGCCGACACCGAAGCGATCGTTGCCGAACTCGGCGATCCGGACCTGGCCGGGGCCCACCGCGAGCGCCTCGAATCGACGGTCGAACGGATCGAACACCCGGCGGGTGATCAGCCGGCCCTGGCCACCGCGTATCACGGTGGCGCGGCACACCTGCTCAGCGACGACGACTCGCTTCGCTCCCCGGCGGCGGGGCTGTCGATTCAGCCCCACGCGGACCTGAGCGTCCGTCCGCCCGACGCCTTCGCTCGGCTGTTCGATCCCGCGAGTCTTTATGCGGTTGCTGTCGGTGGTGAGTATCCCGGCCCGGATCGAGACCCCCGGGCGTGA
- a CDS encoding PLP-dependent cysteine synthase family protein — MTAHDTPAASVLETIGETPLVELDAAPQSVPVYAKVETFNPGGSVKDRIGKHILQRLLERGEVSSGGTVVEPTAGNTGIGMAIAARQLDLQPVFVVPDGFSEEKERLMAALGAEVVNVPGEGGMSGATDRAREIAEQREDAVVPQQFATPLNAEAHYETTGQEILDTLGEEIGAVVAGVGSGGTLMGIARAVSERVPGVRVVAVEPEGSTFGTLLGEAREEADYKTEGIGTHDPDVAELLDPDAIDEIVAVSDREAHAELNRLAAEEGHLVGSSAGAASVAARETAERIAEGDLDAPAETVATVFPDSGERYLSKNIYGSFEAWEGKA, encoded by the coding sequence ATGACAGCACACGACACACCAGCCGCATCGGTTCTCGAAACTATCGGCGAGACGCCGCTCGTCGAACTCGACGCCGCGCCGCAGTCGGTCCCGGTCTACGCGAAAGTAGAGACGTTCAACCCCGGCGGCAGCGTCAAGGATCGCATCGGCAAACACATCCTCCAGCGATTGCTCGAACGGGGTGAGGTCTCCTCCGGCGGAACGGTCGTCGAGCCGACCGCGGGCAACACTGGCATCGGGATGGCGATCGCGGCCCGACAGCTCGACCTCCAGCCCGTGTTTGTCGTTCCCGACGGCTTCAGCGAGGAGAAAGAGCGACTGATGGCCGCTCTCGGAGCCGAGGTCGTCAACGTCCCGGGAGAGGGGGGAATGAGCGGGGCCACCGATCGCGCCCGGGAGATCGCCGAGCAGCGCGAAGACGCGGTCGTCCCACAGCAGTTCGCGACGCCGCTGAACGCCGAGGCCCACTACGAGACGACGGGCCAGGAGATCCTCGATACCCTCGGCGAGGAGATCGGCGCAGTCGTCGCCGGCGTCGGCTCCGGCGGGACGCTGATGGGGATCGCCCGGGCCGTCAGTGAGCGCGTCCCCGGTGTCCGCGTCGTTGCGGTTGAACCGGAAGGGTCGACGTTCGGGACGCTGCTCGGCGAGGCCCGCGAGGAGGCCGACTACAAGACCGAAGGGATCGGCACCCACGATCCCGACGTGGCCGAGTTGCTCGATCCCGACGCGATCGACGAGATCGTCGCCGTCAGCGACCGCGAGGCCCACGCCGAACTCAATCGGCTCGCGGCCGAAGAGGGGCACCTCGTCGGATCGAGTGCCGGCGCGGCCAGCGTCGCGGCCCGCGAGACTGCCGAGCGGATCGCCGAGGGCGACCTCGACGCGCCGGCCGAGACGGTCGCGACGGTCTTCCCCGACTCCGGAGAGCGATACCTCTCGAAGAACATCTACGGCTCCTTTGAAGCGTGGGAGGGGAAGGCATGA
- a CDS encoding cystathionine gamma-synthase, whose product MSDDPPSKDDTEFATRAIHAGQRPDPETGAVMTPIYASSTFAQDGPGDHRGYEYSRTGNPTRTALEDNLASLEGGEYGRAFASGMAAINTVLNLLEAGDHVVVGEDVYGGTHRLFTEVYADYDLRFSFVDTTDPDAVAEAVTPATELLWIETPTNPLLQVIDLDAMAEVAEAADALLAVDNTFATPALQRPLEYGADIVAHSLTKYLGGHSDVVGGALVTDDQELDERLGFYQNSVGATPDPFACFLVLRGTKTLPVRMERHSENARTLAAWLEDHPAIERVYYPGLESHPQHELAARQMDAFGGMVSFELDGSLEATERLVSGTEVFTLAESLGGVESLLEQPATMTHAAVPREQRLEAGVTDGLVRVSVGLEAIEDLRADLAGAIDAALDR is encoded by the coding sequence ATGAGCGACGACCCTCCGTCGAAAGACGACACCGAGTTCGCCACGCGTGCGATCCACGCCGGCCAGCGCCCCGACCCGGAGACGGGCGCGGTCATGACGCCCATCTACGCGTCCTCGACGTTCGCCCAGGACGGTCCCGGCGACCATCGCGGCTACGAGTACTCCCGGACGGGCAACCCGACGCGGACGGCACTGGAAGACAACCTCGCCAGCCTCGAGGGCGGCGAGTACGGCCGGGCCTTCGCCAGCGGGATGGCCGCGATCAACACCGTCCTCAACCTGCTCGAAGCCGGCGATCACGTCGTCGTCGGCGAGGACGTCTACGGCGGTACTCACCGGCTGTTCACCGAGGTCTACGCGGACTACGACCTCCGGTTTTCCTTCGTGGACACGACCGATCCCGACGCGGTCGCCGAGGCGGTCACGCCCGCGACGGAGTTGCTCTGGATCGAGACGCCGACCAACCCGCTGTTGCAGGTGATCGACCTCGATGCGATGGCCGAGGTGGCCGAGGCCGCCGACGCCCTGCTGGCGGTCGACAACACCTTCGCCACGCCGGCGCTGCAGCGACCCCTGGAGTACGGCGCGGATATCGTCGCCCACTCGCTGACGAAGTACCTCGGCGGTCACTCGGACGTGGTCGGCGGCGCACTGGTCACCGACGATCAAGAGCTGGACGAACGGCTGGGCTTCTACCAGAATAGCGTCGGCGCGACACCGGATCCGTTCGCCTGCTTTCTGGTCCTTCGCGGCACCAAGACCCTGCCGGTGCGGATGGAGCGCCACAGCGAGAACGCCCGGACGCTGGCGGCGTGGCTCGAAGACCACCCGGCGATCGAGCGGGTGTACTATCCCGGGCTCGAATCGCATCCGCAGCACGAACTGGCGGCCCGGCAGATGGACGCCTTCGGCGGGATGGTGAGTTTCGAACTCGACGGCTCGCTGGAAGCGACCGAGCGACTCGTCTCGGGCACCGAGGTGTTCACGCTCGCGGAGAGCCTCGGCGGCGTCGAGAGCCTGCTCGAACAGCCGGCGACGATGACCCACGCGGCCGTCCCGCGCGAGCAGCGCTTGGAGGCTGGCGTCACTGACGGACTAGTTCGGGTCAGCGTCGGCCTGGAAGCCATCGAGGACCTGCGGGCCGACCTGGCGGGGGCGATCGACGCCGCACTCGATCGCTGA
- the thiD gene encoding bifunctional hydroxymethylpyrimidine kinase/phosphomethylpyrimidine kinase, giving the protein MARQEAPVSPPVVLTIAGSDSGGGAGIQADLKTIEAGGAFGTSAITSVTAQNTRGVHGSHLLPIEEIEAQIDAVLEDFDVAAVKTGMLATEGVIETVRKYADRLPNLVVDPVMVAASGDRLLEPDAEAAYEELIAESTLVTPNADEAAVLTGVDPDDEGEAREVGERLVEMGADAALVKGGHIPIPEVTDVLVTDDGIRTIRHPRVDTEATHGSGCTLSSAIATRLAHGDDLPAAVESGIDLLSRAIRYNLDVGDGPGAVHHMVETRDRAAREGTAETVEGVVRALVERDVTPVVDEAGLAVVGATPYAEGEHDVAAVEGRIAKTLSGLRPNRGVRFGASSRVAEMLLDAREERPVLSFACRCRYGSRVAAALDELDWPTLTLGHDADLTRVEGAFGTKTVALVDLRTNSTVVFAERAATLRERVVTLAEAVE; this is encoded by the coding sequence ATGGCTCGACAGGAAGCCCCCGTGTCGCCGCCGGTCGTGTTGACCATCGCGGGCAGCGACTCCGGCGGCGGGGCCGGCATCCAGGCCGACCTCAAGACGATCGAAGCCGGCGGCGCGTTCGGGACGAGCGCGATCACCAGCGTCACCGCCCAAAACACCCGCGGCGTCCACGGCTCACATCTGCTTCCGATCGAGGAGATCGAGGCGCAGATCGACGCCGTGCTCGAGGACTTCGACGTGGCCGCGGTCAAGACGGGCATGCTCGCGACCGAGGGCGTCATCGAGACCGTCCGCAAGTATGCCGACCGGCTGCCGAACCTCGTGGTCGATCCCGTGATGGTCGCCGCCTCCGGGGACCGGTTGCTCGAACCCGACGCGGAGGCCGCCTACGAGGAATTGATCGCCGAGTCCACGCTGGTCACGCCAAACGCAGACGAGGCCGCCGTCCTGACCGGGGTCGATCCCGACGACGAGGGCGAGGCCCGCGAGGTCGGTGAGCGACTCGTCGAGATGGGTGCCGACGCCGCGCTTGTCAAGGGCGGTCACATCCCGATCCCGGAGGTGACCGACGTACTGGTCACTGACGACGGGATCCGGACCATTCGCCATCCACGGGTCGACACGGAGGCCACCCACGGATCGGGCTGTACGCTCTCCAGCGCCATCGCGACGCGGCTAGCTCACGGGGACGACCTCCCGGCCGCGGTCGAATCGGGGATCGACCTGCTCTCCCGAGCGATCCGGTACAACCTCGACGTCGGCGACGGGCCTGGCGCGGTCCATCACATGGTCGAGACGCGCGACCGGGCCGCCCGCGAAGGGACCGCCGAGACCGTCGAGGGCGTCGTCCGGGCGCTGGTTGAGCGGGACGTCACGCCCGTCGTGGACGAGGCTGGCCTGGCCGTCGTCGGCGCGACCCCCTACGCCGAGGGCGAACACGACGTCGCCGCCGTGGAAGGTCGGATCGCCAAGACGCTCTCGGGGCTGCGGCCCAATCGTGGTGTCCGCTTCGGGGCGTCGAGCCGGGTCGCCGAGATGCTACTGGACGCCCGGGAGGAGCGCCCCGTCCTCTCGTTCGCCTGCCGGTGTCGATACGGATCCCGGGTCGCGGCCGCCCTGGACGAACTGGACTGGCCGACGCTCACGCTCGGTCACGATGCGGACCTGACGCGGGTCGAGGGTGCCTTCGGTACGAAGACGGTCGCGCTGGTCGACCTCCGAACGAACTCGACGGTCGTCTTCGCCGAACGAGCGGCGACGCTCCGGGAACGCGTCGTGACGCTGGCCGAGGCAGTCGAGTAG
- a CDS encoding ferredoxin: MADGDSARHGNPENDPIRASEIGGTDAPPIDEKPYKIVFEANLCIGAGKCAAVSPHWDLDLDTGLAQPATYYVGEDDLAHQIDAAESCPAKNGRGVIHVVDRRTDEEIAPDPEGDGRLSVDW; this comes from the coding sequence ATGGCCGACGGCGATTCGGCTCGACACGGGAATCCCGAGAATGACCCGATCCGAGCGAGCGAGATCGGCGGGACGGACGCGCCGCCGATCGACGAGAAGCCATACAAGATCGTCTTCGAGGCCAACCTGTGTATCGGGGCGGGCAAGTGTGCGGCCGTCTCTCCGCACTGGGATCTCGACCTCGATACCGGTCTCGCCCAGCCAGCGACCTACTACGTCGGCGAGGACGACCTCGCCCATCAGATCGACGCCGCTGAGAGCTGTCCGGCCAAGAACGGCCGCGGCGTGATCCACGTGGTCGATCGACGGACGGACGAGGAGATCGCCCCCGACCCCGAGGGTGACGGGCGACTCAGCGTCGACTGGTGA
- a CDS encoding anthranilate phosphoribosyltransferase — translation MSDARGEWPLKRLMTEVVGSGSKSADDMTREQAAEAMTRILEDDPDPTTLGAFWLANRWKHNTPTELAAFVDVMDERVERAVPEVEPVDCGANYDGKARTAILGVAAGVVAAAAGTPVVVHSGDRVPSQKDDAYKHVLDELGIRTELQPGESAAMVEETGFGFYYQPSFNPAVDALFDRRDRMGVRTFLNTVETLANPAGASVHLGSFYHLSFAKKVIETVQYSRAREFDRVIMFQGLEGYDDIRPGYTKFAEWMPEDGLADDEIETATYGMDFENEDLEAEDVAADSAQITREVLAGGRADHWRDAVALNAAVRIYAGGDADSLEGGLDVAREAIDDGSAAAVLDDLRGF, via the coding sequence ATGAGCGACGCACGCGGCGAGTGGCCGCTCAAACGCCTCATGACCGAGGTGGTCGGCTCAGGCAGCAAATCCGCCGACGACATGACCCGCGAGCAGGCGGCCGAAGCGATGACACGAATCCTCGAGGACGATCCGGACCCGACGACGCTCGGCGCGTTCTGGCTCGCTAACCGCTGGAAGCACAACACCCCGACGGAACTGGCCGCGTTCGTCGATGTCATGGACGAGCGCGTCGAGCGCGCCGTCCCCGAGGTCGAGCCGGTCGACTGCGGCGCGAACTACGACGGCAAGGCGCGAACGGCCATCCTCGGCGTCGCGGCGGGTGTCGTCGCCGCGGCTGCGGGTACGCCCGTGGTCGTCCACTCCGGCGACCGCGTCCCGAGCCAGAAGGACGACGCTTACAAGCACGTCCTCGACGAGCTCGGGATCCGGACCGAACTTCAGCCTGGCGAGTCCGCTGCGATGGTCGAGGAGACCGGCTTCGGCTTCTACTACCAGCCGTCGTTCAATCCCGCCGTCGACGCCCTGTTCGATCGCCGGGATCGGATGGGCGTCCGCACGTTCCTCAACACCGTCGAGACGCTGGCCAATCCCGCCGGCGCGAGCGTCCATCTGGGCTCGTTCTACCACCTTTCGTTCGCGAAGAAGGTGATCGAGACCGTCCAGTACAGCCGGGCACGCGAGTTCGATCGCGTCATCATGTTCCAGGGGCTGGAGGGCTACGACGACATCCGCCCGGGCTACACGAAGTTCGCCGAATGGATGCCCGAGGACGGACTCGCGGACGACGAGATCGAGACCGCCACATACGGTATGGACTTCGAGAACGAGGACCTGGAAGCCGAGGACGTGGCCGCCGATAGCGCCCAGATCACCCGGGAGGTGCTCGCGGGCGGGCGGGCAGACCACTGGCGCGACGCCGTCGCGCTCAACGCCGCGGTCCGGATCTACGCCGGCGGCGACGCCGACTCCCTCGAGGGCGGCCTCGATGTCGCCCGCGAGGCCATCGACGACGGCTCGGCCGCGGCCGTTCTCGACGACTTGCGGGGGTTCTGA
- the cobA gene encoding uroporphyrinogen-III C-methyltransferase, with translation MATTTNGTVYLVGAGPGDPELLTVRARRLLDEADVVLHDSLVGDGVVASIPDHVRVEHVGKRADGERTPQAAINERLVCEASAGRDVVRLKGGDPTVFARGGEEAEHLARHGIDFEVVPGITSAVAGPGVAGIPATHREHASAFVVVTGHEDPTKDDTALDWDALSGIVATGGTLVILMGVGRLPDNVAALREGAVGPDTPVAMVERATLSDERVVTGTIDTIVDRAEAAGIEPPAVTVVGDVVDVRETVAHCLGENGSAAERPSVGRGEELAGVNHR, from the coding sequence ATGGCTACGACAACGAACGGAACGGTCTATCTCGTCGGCGCCGGCCCGGGCGATCCCGAACTCCTGACGGTTCGAGCCCGGCGCCTGCTCGACGAGGCTGACGTCGTCCTCCACGATTCGCTGGTGGGCGACGGCGTCGTCGCATCGATCCCCGACCACGTGCGCGTCGAGCACGTCGGCAAGCGCGCCGACGGCGAGCGCACGCCCCAGGCGGCGATCAACGAACGGCTCGTCTGCGAGGCCTCGGCGGGCCGGGACGTGGTCCGACTGAAGGGCGGCGACCCGACCGTCTTCGCCCGCGGCGGCGAGGAGGCCGAACACCTCGCGCGCCACGGGATCGATTTCGAGGTCGTCCCGGGGATCACGAGCGCCGTCGCGGGCCCCGGCGTGGCCGGCATCCCGGCGACCCACCGGGAGCACGCCTCGGCGTTCGTCGTCGTCACGGGCCACGAGGACCCCACCAAGGACGACACAGCTCTCGACTGGGACGCCCTCTCCGGGATCGTCGCCACCGGCGGGACGCTGGTGATCCTGATGGGCGTCGGCCGCCTGCCCGACAACGTGGCCGCCCTCAGGGAGGGGGCCGTCGGGCCCGATACCCCCGTAGCGATGGTCGAGCGCGCGACGCTTTCGGACGAACGGGTCGTTACCGGGACGATCGACACGATCGTCGACCGGGCAGAGGCGGCGGGGATCGAACCGCCCGCCGTGACCGTCGTCGGCGACGTGGTCGACGTCCGCGAGACGGTCGCGCACTGTCTCGGCGAGAACGGTTCGGCCGCCGAGCGTCCCTCCGTCGGGCGGGGCGAGGAACTCGCAGGGGTGAACCACCGATGA
- a CDS encoding DUF6360 family protein, producing MADRILKANAFTTFDLLEGSVEGHGFAEDAPAVLNVRTARRDPDEVTLELELDNVDLESMPAHADRVTLSSSEARTLATELRAAADRVDAASDTVEGETADGADPGGGEP from the coding sequence ATGGCCGATCGCATCCTGAAGGCAAACGCCTTTACGACGTTCGATCTCCTCGAAGGGAGCGTCGAGGGCCACGGCTTCGCCGAGGACGCGCCCGCCGTGCTCAACGTCCGGACTGCCCGTCGCGACCCAGACGAGGTCACGCTCGAACTCGAACTGGACAACGTCGACCTCGAGTCGATGCCGGCCCACGCCGACCGCGTGACGCTCTCGTCCTCCGAGGCCCGGACCCTCGCGACAGAACTCCGGGCGGCCGCCGACCGCGTGGACGCGGCGAGCGACACGGTAGAGGGGGAGACGGCCGACGGTGCCGACCCGGGAGGAGGAGAGCCGTGA
- a CDS encoding nitrite/sulfite reductase, translated as MPTKVERWKDEAYGTEIRDHLERFASEGFQSIPEDERDAWFERFKWWGLYHQRKGQESYFMLRIGTPMGRMTPEQLRTVGEVAREYATGPVDNPEFGAAYADFTTRQSIQLHWIDIEDVPDIFEELESVGLSTMQACGDSWRNIVGSPVAGRDADEHVDVWPIVRDLHDRFKGNDLYTNLPRKWKVAVTGDYRGAGQGDINDLAFEPAVKERDGESVEGFNVRVGGGLARKEPRFARDIDVFCRPENVPAVAAGLSGLFRDYGDREDRFNARMKFLVDEWGPEKVRSVLQAEYVDDELLTAGEDLREGYDYNAGRADAPGDYVGVYEQRDGQHFVGLSVLVGRMAAEDVIELADLADAYDSSMIGLTQRQNVIVGDVAGDDLDEFLEEPLLEEYSPDPHPFMRGSIACTGTEYCSLSIVETKNRMVRYARWLRDNVPVPEGVEDFHIHLSGCTASCAQPQIADISLRGMKTRKDGDAVEAFDVGLGGGLGENPRFADWIEMRVPADEVPGYIANLLGTYEAEREDSESFRSFVADRDEDELADLAEPEATSYEDPYLANTKMTWYPYAEDDSMSASPSPTGPNDEPLPTDD; from the coding sequence ATGCCGACCAAGGTCGAACGCTGGAAGGACGAAGCCTACGGGACGGAGATACGCGACCACCTCGAGCGGTTCGCGTCCGAGGGGTTCCAGTCCATCCCGGAAGACGAACGCGACGCGTGGTTCGAGCGCTTCAAATGGTGGGGACTGTACCACCAGCGCAAGGGCCAGGAGAGCTACTTCATGCTGCGTATCGGGACACCGATGGGCCGGATGACGCCGGAGCAGCTCCGGACCGTCGGCGAGGTGGCCCGCGAGTACGCCACCGGCCCCGTCGACAATCCCGAGTTCGGCGCGGCCTACGCCGACTTCACGACCCGCCAGTCGATCCAGCTTCACTGGATCGACATCGAGGACGTGCCCGACATCTTCGAGGAACTCGAGTCGGTGGGCCTCTCGACGATGCAGGCCTGCGGTGACTCCTGGCGCAACATCGTCGGCTCGCCGGTCGCCGGCCGTGACGCCGACGAGCACGTCGACGTCTGGCCGATCGTCCGGGATCTGCACGACCGGTTCAAGGGCAACGACCTCTACACGAACCTGCCCCGGAAGTGGAAAGTCGCGGTCACCGGCGACTACCGCGGCGCGGGCCAGGGCGACATCAACGACCTGGCGTTCGAACCCGCTGTCAAGGAACGCGATGGGGAGTCCGTCGAGGGGTTCAACGTCCGCGTCGGCGGCGGCCTCGCTCGCAAGGAGCCGCGCTTCGCCCGGGACATCGACGTGTTCTGCCGCCCCGAGAACGTCCCAGCGGTCGCGGCCGGCCTCTCGGGACTGTTCCGGGACTACGGCGACCGCGAGGACCGGTTCAACGCCCGGATGAAGTTCCTCGTCGACGAGTGGGGCCCCGAGAAGGTCCGGTCGGTCCTCCAGGCGGAGTACGTCGACGACGAGTTGCTGACTGCCGGCGAGGACCTCAGAGAGGGATACGACTACAACGCCGGCCGCGCGGACGCGCCGGGCGATTACGTCGGCGTCTACGAGCAGCGCGACGGCCAGCACTTCGTCGGCCTCTCCGTGCTGGTCGGGCGGATGGCCGCCGAGGACGTGATCGAACTCGCCGATCTGGCCGACGCCTACGACTCTTCGATGATCGGCCTGACCCAGCGCCAGAACGTCATCGTCGGGGACGTCGCCGGCGACGACCTCGACGAGTTCCTCGAGGAGCCGCTGCTCGAGGAGTACTCGCCCGATCCCCACCCGTTCATGCGGGGATCGATCGCCTGTACCGGCACCGAGTACTGCTCGCTGTCGATCGTCGAGACGAAAAACCGGATGGTTCGGTACGCTCGCTGGCTGCGGGACAACGTCCCCGTCCCAGAGGGCGTCGAGGACTTCCACATCCACCTCTCGGGCTGTACCGCCTCGTGTGCGCAGCCCCAGATCGCCGACATCAGCCTGCGCGGGATGAAGACCCGCAAGGACGGCGACGCAGTCGAGGCCTTCGACGTCGGCCTGGGTGGCGGCCTCGGCGAGAACCCGCGGTTCGCCGACTGGATCGAAATGCGTGTACCCGCCGACGAGGTGCCGGGATACATCGCCAATCTGCTTGGGACCTACGAGGCCGAACGCGAGGACAGCGAGTCCTTCCGGTCGTTCGTCGCCGACCGCGACGAGGACGAACTCGCCGACCTCGCCGAACCCGAGGCGACGAGCTACGAGGACCCCTACCTCGCGAACACGAAGATGACGTGGTACCCCTACGCGGAGGACGATTCGATGAGCGCCTCGCCCTCGCCGACGGGCCCGAACGACGAACCGCTTCCGACCGACGATTGA
- a CDS encoding precorrin-2 dehydrogenase/sirohydrochlorin ferrochelatase family protein: protein MIPLLHDFSGARILVFGGGPVGARKARRFAREAEVVVVSPTFADRGFGDATLKQAAPGPSDVPDWIDRIEPALVVAATDDFEVNAAVEDAARNRALLVNRADHSGARDPGSVVVPATVRADPVVAAVSTQGRAPAVSATLRDEISERFDGAGELATLVGDLRGELADSDIEGHRRRDAIRTVAASDPVRELLADGDTERAHEVARELFADARDDGPPTGDATDRS, encoded by the coding sequence ATGATTCCGCTCCTCCACGACTTCTCCGGCGCCCGGATTCTCGTGTTCGGTGGTGGGCCGGTCGGGGCTCGAAAGGCCCGACGGTTCGCCCGTGAGGCCGAGGTTGTCGTCGTGTCGCCGACGTTCGCCGACAGGGGGTTCGGCGACGCGACGCTGAAACAGGCAGCCCCCGGTCCGTCGGACGTGCCCGACTGGATCGACCGGATCGAGCCGGCGCTGGTCGTCGCCGCGACGGACGACTTCGAAGTGAACGCGGCCGTCGAAGACGCCGCCCGGAACCGGGCCCTGCTCGTCAATCGGGCGGACCACTCCGGAGCGCGCGACCCCGGAAGCGTCGTCGTGCCGGCGACCGTCCGCGCCGATCCCGTCGTCGCGGCGGTCTCGACGCAGGGCCGCGCGCCGGCCGTGAGCGCGACCCTCCGGGACGAAATCTCCGAGCGATTCGACGGGGCAGGCGAGCTGGCGACCCTCGTCGGGGATCTCCGCGGAGAACTCGCTGACAGCGATATCGAGGGGCATCGTCGGCGCGACGCGATCCGGACAGTGGCGGCGTCGGACCCCGTCCGGGAACTCCTCGCTGACGGCGACACCGAACGGGCCCACGAGGTCGCGAGGGAACTGTTCGCTGACGCCAGGGACGACGGGCCGCCGACGGGAGACGCAACCGACAGATCGTAG